In Paenibacillus sp. FSL M7-0420, a single genomic region encodes these proteins:
- a CDS encoding SpaA isopeptide-forming pilin-related protein: MQKEREVIVIMKKKTIGAWLVVVMLITQFANGFGFMTKVKADGTENIITSVTMAVYENGTQVTDSVYKLDSEVKVGLTFKLPVTDPETGAHGYKGGDTFVYQLPSQLAIDKNYSGKLFYDGVESGSIGDYTVGTDNKVVLTFNSEIEGLFDVGGTFNVTSKLSSTKVTGTTTQELLFPIAGNLNNTIVIKVHPKGGTSITKDGIPQPQKYNPSSILWTVDVNTVQDEVYKAVVTDSIPTGLELDPSSIKVYKLAVDVQGNASQGAQIGLDQYDASGSTASSLNVKFNNTIKDAYRVTFSTKITNTSAKNFTNTATLTGEGIDKSSSKTVDIVRGAPLKKIATGNFDPVTETIPWEIQFNYNVQTITSANAVLLDYFNDSQVLVEDSVVVYKIKLDQNGNASEDGTLTKGTDYTITTATSTPEGKTGFELKFNNDINSAYKIVYKTKVKDRVYGNTETIRNDVTYNGETKGDQRDIFQQIVKKNFADVDYLNKTVKWTIEVNKDGRVMNDLVLKDTFDNGGLKLSEPINITLTPAMNSADYTITPNGSNYAKGDGFTITFSKPINKPFTVTYTTSFDYYKLQSGATSFKNTAQLDWKDANGKDQSIKGDATFDPRSEVKNNGNKTGSYDVKTKQLTWTVRANYNKRELAAGATLVDTIPAGQKATSVTAVVYKFDYAADGIPVKGALIDASKYDLTVTDKQLTVKFKEQVDYAFQVVFSTEFIDGDVNKGTVKNTATLYDKDNEPVSKPLEATVTIPKGGEYVAKGFTQDNNDQTLLNWKVVINANQSVVKNVKLVDDPSSNQVLLPDSFHLFETTVDQNGNAGTPGNELKKDVDYTLTFKTGTDGKESFELVFLNPNPISKPYILAYQTVVTEAGNNVQVKNAISFSGDGVNRITKPITSDKSIQIVDTSGTGSGVKGSLIVTKTNQAGDEKLKGAEFALSRVIGTELKETQKQTSAADGTLTFTNLKAGKYVLKETKAPAGYSLDSSEIKVTINSSTAVQLTVKNDFFGSLKLTKLDVNDSSKKLEGAVFELYDSKNALVGTKTTDANGELKFTKLKGGEYTLKEKTAPAGYILDTKVINVTIDPSQEKTVTVTNALIPAEVFGSLKLTKVAEQDASKKLKDAEFGLYDSAKKLVASGKTDADGVLEFKSLKLGTYTLKELAAPAGYVLDATEHTVTIDSGVQKVLLPITNKLIPVEVLGSLKVTKVAGEDTNKKLEGAEFGLYDSAKKLVASGKTDTNGVLEFKSLKLGTYTLKELAAPAGYVLDATEHTVTIDSGVQKVLAPITNKLIPVEILGSLKVTKVAGEDTNKKLAGAEFGLYDSAKKLVVSGKTDANGELVFTSLKLGNYILKEITAPEGYVLSTTEHSVTIDSGVQKVLLPITNQKITTPPTEQPATPTPTPTPVTVPTSTPVPTSPPVYYTPTPEPSSIPGVIGTPTPTPSVTPAPTGTPAASSTPGVTATPQVTPAATPAQPGTVSTPTPQATQVTTIEEVPIDGEIPLGGIPSIGEQPAHGTVTITPDGKWTYTPDPGYTGKDKFTIVITDEDGNEEEITIEVGVDEVPKGTVTEPTDKGNNSGLPGKLPQTGEESPLPLYLTGGGLIILGAVLARRFNARKKM; the protein is encoded by the coding sequence GCTTCCGGTAACGGACCCTGAGACTGGAGCGCATGGCTACAAGGGTGGAGATACGTTCGTGTATCAGTTGCCTTCCCAGTTAGCCATCGATAAAAATTACTCGGGAAAATTGTTCTACGACGGAGTGGAGTCGGGCAGTATCGGAGACTACACAGTAGGTACAGATAACAAAGTGGTGCTTACATTCAATAGTGAAATCGAAGGCTTATTTGATGTAGGCGGTACTTTCAATGTGACGTCCAAACTTAGCTCTACCAAAGTCACAGGAACCACGACTCAGGAGCTGTTATTCCCGATCGCCGGGAACCTGAATAATACGATTGTGATTAAAGTCCATCCTAAGGGCGGCACCAGCATTACCAAGGACGGAATTCCGCAGCCGCAAAAATACAATCCGTCCAGTATCCTCTGGACCGTTGATGTAAACACGGTGCAGGACGAAGTATACAAAGCGGTCGTTACGGACTCCATTCCGACAGGCCTGGAGCTTGACCCAAGTTCAATTAAGGTCTACAAGCTTGCCGTGGATGTTCAAGGGAATGCATCGCAGGGAGCTCAGATCGGTTTGGATCAATATGATGCTTCAGGCAGCACGGCAAGTAGCTTGAACGTGAAGTTTAATAATACGATTAAAGATGCGTACCGGGTGACATTCTCGACCAAGATTACAAATACATCGGCTAAAAATTTCACCAATACAGCTACACTTACGGGTGAAGGAATCGATAAGAGTTCTTCTAAGACGGTTGATATTGTGCGCGGAGCACCGTTGAAGAAAATTGCAACAGGAAACTTCGATCCCGTGACCGAAACAATTCCTTGGGAAATTCAATTCAACTATAACGTACAAACCATTACATCCGCGAATGCGGTGTTGCTGGATTATTTTAACGACTCCCAGGTGTTGGTTGAAGATTCAGTAGTGGTCTATAAGATCAAACTGGACCAGAATGGAAATGCTAGTGAAGACGGCACCCTAACTAAGGGAACGGATTATACAATTACTACTGCGACTTCGACCCCAGAAGGCAAGACCGGGTTCGAACTGAAATTTAATAATGATATCAACTCAGCTTACAAAATTGTCTATAAAACAAAGGTCAAAGACCGTGTATACGGTAATACAGAAACGATCCGTAATGATGTTACTTACAATGGTGAGACTAAAGGAGATCAACGGGATATTTTCCAGCAAATAGTTAAGAAAAATTTTGCCGATGTTGACTATTTGAATAAAACTGTAAAGTGGACCATTGAGGTAAACAAAGATGGTAGAGTGATGAACGATCTGGTGCTGAAGGATACCTTTGATAATGGCGGGTTGAAATTAAGCGAGCCGATCAATATCACTTTGACACCAGCTATGAACAGCGCAGATTATACGATTACACCAAACGGTTCGAATTATGCCAAGGGTGACGGGTTCACCATCACATTCTCTAAGCCGATCAATAAGCCGTTTACGGTGACGTATACAACCAGTTTTGACTATTACAAATTGCAGAGTGGTGCGACCAGCTTCAAGAACACCGCACAGCTTGATTGGAAGGATGCTAACGGCAAGGATCAAAGCATTAAGGGTGATGCAACCTTTGATCCGCGGTCTGAAGTCAAGAACAACGGTAATAAAACAGGTTCATACGATGTAAAGACCAAACAGCTTACTTGGACAGTAAGAGCCAACTATAATAAACGGGAGCTGGCTGCAGGAGCTACGCTGGTGGATACGATTCCCGCAGGTCAGAAAGCAACTAGCGTTACTGCAGTAGTGTATAAATTTGATTATGCTGCGGATGGAATCCCTGTTAAAGGTGCTTTGATAGACGCTTCGAAATACGATTTGACTGTCACAGACAAGCAACTTACAGTGAAATTCAAAGAGCAGGTTGATTATGCCTTCCAGGTGGTCTTCAGTACAGAGTTCATTGATGGTGATGTTAATAAAGGTACAGTTAAGAATACAGCCACCTTATATGACAAGGACAACGAACCGGTTTCTAAGCCTCTGGAAGCCACAGTAACGATTCCTAAGGGTGGAGAATATGTCGCCAAAGGGTTTACACAGGATAACAATGATCAGACTCTTCTGAACTGGAAAGTGGTCATCAACGCCAACCAGTCCGTTGTCAAAAACGTTAAACTGGTAGATGATCCTAGCTCGAATCAGGTGCTGCTGCCGGACAGCTTCCATCTCTTTGAAACGACTGTTGATCAGAATGGGAATGCAGGAACCCCGGGGAATGAACTGAAGAAGGATGTAGATTATACGCTTACTTTCAAAACCGGCACTGACGGTAAAGAAAGCTTCGAGCTTGTCTTCCTGAACCCGAACCCGATCAGCAAGCCGTACATTCTGGCTTATCAGACTGTCGTCACTGAAGCCGGAAATAATGTACAAGTGAAAAACGCTATATCGTTTAGCGGCGACGGTGTAAATCGGATTACAAAACCTATTACATCTGACAAGAGCATTCAAATTGTAGACACCTCCGGTACAGGTAGTGGTGTAAAAGGTTCGCTAATTGTAACCAAGACGAATCAGGCCGGCGATGAGAAGCTTAAAGGCGCTGAGTTCGCACTCTCACGGGTGATTGGAACTGAACTGAAGGAGACTCAAAAACAGACTTCTGCAGCAGACGGAACCCTGACTTTCACAAATCTTAAGGCTGGTAAATATGTACTAAAAGAAACTAAAGCTCCGGCAGGCTATTCGCTGGACAGCTCAGAGATTAAGGTGACAATCAATTCGTCTACGGCCGTACAGCTAACCGTCAAGAATGATTTCTTCGGTTCACTCAAGCTGACCAAGTTGGATGTGAATGATTCCTCCAAGAAGCTGGAAGGCGCAGTATTCGAACTGTACGACTCCAAGAACGCACTGGTGGGAACGAAAACAACCGATGCGAATGGTGAGCTGAAATTCACTAAGCTTAAGGGCGGGGAGTATACCCTGAAGGAGAAAACCGCTCCTGCCGGTTATATCCTGGATACCAAAGTCATTAATGTTACCATTGATCCATCACAAGAGAAAACTGTTACAGTAACTAACGCACTGATTCCTGCCGAAGTCTTCGGCTCGCTCAAGTTGACTAAGGTTGCGGAGCAGGATGCCAGCAAGAAGCTTAAAGACGCAGAGTTCGGACTGTATGATTCCGCCAAGAAGCTGGTGGCAAGCGGTAAAACAGACGCAGACGGCGTATTGGAATTCAAATCGCTGAAGCTCGGAACATACACACTGAAGGAGCTTGCTGCTCCGGCTGGTTATGTGCTGGATGCAACAGAGCACACCGTAACCATTGATTCAGGCGTACAAAAAGTACTTTTACCAATCACGAACAAACTGATTCCAGTCGAAGTCCTCGGTTCGCTCAAAGTGACGAAGGTTGCTGGTGAGGATACGAACAAGAAGCTGGAAGGTGCAGAGTTCGGACTGTATGATTCCGCTAAGAAATTAGTGGCAAGTGGTAAAACAGACACTAACGGCGTATTGGAATTCAAATCGCTGAAGCTGGGAACATACACACTGAAGGAGCTTGCTGCTCCGGCTGGTTATGTGCTGGATGCAACAGAGCACACCGTAACCATTGATTCAGGCGTACAGAAGGTATTGGCCCCAATCACGAACAAACTGATTCCTGTTGAAATCCTCGGCTCACTCAAAGTAACGAAGGTTGCTGGGGAGGATACGAACAAAAAGCTTGCAGGAGCAGAGTTCGGACTGTATGATTCCGCCAAGAAATTGGTGGTAAGCGGAAAAACAGATGCAAATGGTGAACTGGTATTCACATCTCTGAAGCTGGGGAATTATATTCTGAAGGAAATTACAGCTCCGGAAGGTTATGTTCTGAGCACAACAGAGCATTCTGTAACGATTGATTCCGGCGTGCAAAAGGTGCTGTTACCAATTACTAACCAAAAAATAACGACACCGCCGACAGAACAACCAGCGACACCAACACCAACACCGACGCCAGTTACAGTACCAACATCAACACCAGTACCAACATCACCGCCGGTGTACTATACACCGACACCTGAACCATCAAGCATTCCTGGAGTTATCGGTACACCAACGCCGACACCATCGGTAACGCCAGCGCCAACGGGGACTCCGGCTGCTTCAAGTACGCCAGGAGTAACGGCAACACCACAGGTGACGCCAGCAGCAACACCGGCCCAGCCTGGAACGGTTAGCACTCCAACGCCGCAAGCCACACAGGTGACTACGATTGAAGAAGTGCCTATCGACGGCGAGATCCCGCTGGGAGGTATTCCTAGCATCGGCGAACAGCCGGCGCATGGTACGGTAACTATTACACCGGATGGCAAATGGACGTATACTCCTGATCCAGGCTACACCGGCAAGGATAAATTCACGATTGTCATAACAGATGAAGACGGCAATGAGGAAGAGATTACAATTGAAGTTGGCGTCGATGAAGTGCCTAAGGGCACGGTTACAGAACCAACTGACAAAGGCAACAACAGCGGACTTCCCGGCAAGCTTCCACAGACCGGAGAAGAAAGTCCTCTCCCGCTGTATCTGACTGGCGGCGGATTGATTATTCTGGGAGCGGTACTGGCCAG